One region of Wolbachia endosymbiont of Drosophila innubila genomic DNA includes:
- the mnmA gene encoding tRNA 2-thiouridine(34) synthase MnmA, giving the protein MLKEFEIEPLLKDKAPHQTKAVVAMSGGVDSSVAAALLHNLGYKVVGVTLQLYGTDGNANARKGACCAGQDIYDAKRVAESVGFPHYILNYEEIFKKEVIEDFASTYMRGETPIPCVRCNQTVKFRDLLQVTKNLGADVLVTGHYVRRLEKNGEVKLCRSIDKSKDQSYFLFATTQEQLKLLRFPLGGFYKSDIRKLAKYFSLQISEKQDSQDICFVSESYSKTIAKLAPQSVQKGKIVDVNGKVLGEHSGIVNFTVGQRKGLGIAHNEPLYVIKINTENNEVIVGPINVLMQKKILIKELNWLEQPKEGMEVTVKLRSSHVGSLATIHSTDEKNKACVILNDDYFGISPGQACVAYKDEQVIGGGWICS; this is encoded by the coding sequence ATGCTAAAAGAATTTGAAATAGAACCTCTGCTAAAAGATAAAGCTCCGCACCAGACCAAGGCTGTTGTTGCAATGTCCGGGGGAGTTGATAGCTCCGTTGCTGCAGCACTGCTACATAACCTTGGGTACAAAGTGGTAGGTGTGACTCTTCAACTCTATGGCACCGACGGTAATGCTAACGCAAGAAAGGGCGCATGCTGCGCTGGACAGGATATTTATGACGCTAAGCGTGTAGCTGAAAGTGTTGGCTTTCCTCACTATATTTTAAACTATGAGGAAATATTCAAAAAGGAAGTAATAGAGGATTTTGCGAGTACCTATATGCGTGGGGAAACTCCCATACCATGCGTGAGATGTAACCAAACGGTAAAATTTCGTGATCTATTGCAAGTTACAAAAAATCTTGGTGCGGATGTGCTCGTAACAGGACATTACGTGAGAAGGTTAGAAAAAAATGGTGAGGTAAAGTTGTGCAGAAGCATTGATAAAAGTAAAGATCAAAGTTATTTTTTGTTTGCTACAACTCAAGAGCAATTGAAGCTTTTGCGATTTCCACTAGGTGGGTTCTATAAAAGTGATATAAGAAAATTAGCAAAGTATTTCAGCTTACAAATTTCTGAAAAGCAGGACAGTCAAGATATATGCTTTGTTTCCGAAAGCTATAGTAAAACAATAGCTAAATTAGCTCCACAATCTGTACAGAAAGGTAAAATAGTGGATGTTAATGGAAAAGTGCTAGGCGAGCACAGTGGCATAGTAAATTTTACAGTGGGGCAAAGAAAGGGCTTGGGTATCGCACACAATGAACCTCTTTATGTGATAAAAATTAATACAGAAAATAATGAGGTTATAGTAGGTCCGATCAACGTATTAATGCAAAAAAAAATATTGATCAAGGAGTTAAATTGGTTAGAACAACCAAAGGAAGGTATGGAAGTAACTGTGAAGCTGAGATCATCACATGTGGGAAGTTTAGCAACAATACATTCAACTGACGAAAAAAATAAAGCCTGTGTCATTTTAAACGACGATTACTTTGGCATCAGTCCAGGTCAAGCCTGTGTAGCGTATAAAGATGAGCAAGTTATCGGCGGTGGATGGATATGCTCTTAA